GGGACAGGACggtacttctgttttttttttcccccagattcCCGCTATTTCCATCTGCGTCGTGCGCTTTTCCAAGAGCCACTTCCACCCCGTTCCTCTGCAGCATCTCCAGAACGCTCACATCTTCATGAGGAACCGGGGACGAGGCGTTCCACCGGGGACCCGGACACCGCAGGGAGCCCCCGATACCGACAACTCGATTCGTTTCTGAAAGTTTTGAACTGTTGTCACCCGTCTTGCTGCCGGACGCGAACACGTGGCGTCGGCCAGACAGCGGAGGACAGACGGCGGCTCGGCGCATGCGCACCAGCGCAGTCAATAACCCGGCGTAGACTGTAAGGTAACACGTTTCCTTTCTTTTCACGTTgcgacattacatttacatttacggcatttgccagacgcccttatccagagcgacatgtTACcgtcgatgaagtgatcaattctgattcaccaggacccccaactatgaatataatctttttattcactctgttgtagtttccaTACACaggtcagacaataagaaggttgcaagttaatctaaatattctctaaagaggaaggtcttgagctgccgtttgaaaatactcagtgactgagctgttctgacctcgagttAATTCCACCGTCGTGGGGCCAAGACACATGGCTCTCTGTTGGAGAATTCCACAGCTTTCTGGAAGTGCACTGGACGCCTGTGCGTGGCGTTTCGTGAACGTGTTTCATTCCAGCATCTACGTGCGTAAACGGCAGCGGTTTTGCTGCGGTTTCCCTCGTCTGTTCCAGAATAGGCAACTTGGCACTATGGCGCCACCTTGTGGACAATAACTTCCCATCAACATGACGTCCCAGAAAAGTTTGACCCATTTATTTATATCAACGCACAGCAGTCATGGTGTATTGGAACAAAGGGTATTCAAATGTAATCCAACAAAGGCATGATTTGCCTCATAAGATAATAAATCTAGAGGAATCAAGTAGTTGTGAAGAGTGACAGTTTACACAAAAACAGCATATCATATTAAACGTAGGATGAACTTGTAGATTGTTCAGGGCAGTTTATACAAGCAAAAAGTAGAAACTCAAATGATTAGATTGTCTCTAGGCTACTTGTTCCAACTCTAGTATTTAGAAAAAGCAACAAAGAGTTTTTCTTCTGGTTTTCAAAGTTTGTTCAAAGgtctacgtttttttttccccctcccctccctagTCCCCTGGTTTAATCCAAGCACAAGTCCAGGCACGGGAGTTCACACAGATTGTTTGTTCACAATATTTTTGAGGCAATGGCAAGGCATCTGTGGCATTAAGTTGGTTTGATCACGTCGTCGCAGCACTCCTCCTTCACATATATCTGATCGTCAGTGTCAGACTCCAGGTGCTCGAGACGTTCTGCTTGTCCATTCATGATCTCATCAGGCGTCTTCATGAACCTGTCACACAAACAGTACTAATGAAATAGGAGCTGCTATTCAGCGTCgtgacacaatgacattttCCGTTGTGACAGTGCAATTTGATTTATGTATAGCTGACACTTTTGTGTTCTGTACTTTAGCACGTTGGTATTGATGTATGATCacaaaagttaaaataaaagcacataACATTATcttaaataatgttaaaagcGCTCGTCTGAGCCTGCTGAGCCTCCGTAAGTGACGTCAGATAAACACTAAGTCAAACGTCTCTATTAGCGTGCAGCCATTTTCCTGGAGTAACTTTCCCTGCACCTAATCGTATAGCCAAGAGTTACAATTAAAACCTTCATACGCTCACCGAAACAGCAGCCTCTGTCCTGGCTCTTTCCTGATGATGTTCAGTTTGTAGTAGTGTCTCAGTGCTCTTGACATTTTTTCATATGTCATGTTGGTCCTATTCTGTTGTTTAAGATGGGAGAATAAGAGGATTAAATGGCTCTTCAGACACCAGCAAAATACTGAGATTTCCGCTACATAACGTCTATCCGCTACATAACGTCTATCCGCTACATAACGTTTGCCTCACCTTATGGTTTCCCCAGAGTCGAGCCAGGCCATTGGGATCCATGATGCGGAAGACCTTAGATTCATGGTCTTCCCAACGTATGTAGTTCTCGTACCGACTGTCTGACAAGAGCTGGTAGACATAGTCCCAGAGAAGCCTGCAGTCTGACCAGAGAAAAACGGGGATATATTACACACAGAGCATTGAATATGGgttttgcattattattgtaattttctCACTCTTACCAGCTATGCGTCCGATTGGCAGTGCTTGGTCCTCAGGCGGAGAGACAGGCACAATGACGTGGTTGCGGTAGCGCATCTCGTCCTGATGGTGGAGCTGGTAGTGCGGTTGCTGCCCACTCAACCTTAAAGGGTGGGGTGAGGTCTGGTGCTGCTGATGCCCTGCCTTGCCCTCTCGGCCATTCTCGATGGCGACAGGCAAGGACAAGCGGCTCGGTCGGAAGTCCCCTCCTGCTGCACCTCCTCGGCCAGGGCTGAGTAGGAGCGGGTGCATGATGGCGCTGGGCATGAGTTGGATGACCCGAGGCGGCGCGGCGTCCTCCTGGCTCGGGCTCCCAGAGTGAGGTGCTGCCTCGCGCGTGGCGGTGCAGTGGCCATTGGGGGCCGCGGGTGACACAGAGAGCGGGTACAGGTCCTCGGGCAAATGGTGGTTGCAGTCAGGCAGCTCTGAAGACACCTGCTGGGGGTCATCTCCAGATGCGGGGTGTGGATGGACCAGCTCTGGAGGGGACTGGCGAGGGGTCGAGTGGTGCGGGGAGCGAGGACGATGTCTGAGTTCAATAGTCGGGGGGTGCTGGGGGACGCTGTCTGTACCTCGTGCTGTCCGCCGTACCGTTTCTATAGAAAGAATAAATGTGTGTTGACGTATACGTGACATGGCTGTAAGTGAATGGTTGGGAGGAAGACATTGTATGAAGGTTTTCACAATTGTGGTGTTGTGCATggaaagaataataataaaccagtTCGGtgtataaaaacaataataataaaaaaatctgcgcAAAAGAATcaaatgtcaaatattaaaattgcAAGGCAATAACATTACTTGTCTTATGATCTGAACAACATCATCCTTAGATAATCTTTTTTAACTaaaaatttagatttttacCCACATATTTTCATAATTGCTTTTTGTATGAACGACTTGCCACTAGATGTCACTATAGCACCAACACAAACTGATGCCATCTTTGCCAGGTATGGATTGCTGGAAgacaagatttttatttattttattaaaaaataaaaataaaaaaatcaaggaCATCAGGGTATTTACAGTtccaacaaaacacaaaagacaTAAGACACAAAAGACCCCGAATATCTGAATCAcaattaaatgtaaatcagtaTTTGCTGATTAAATACTACCAGAGTtagacagaacagaaaaaagtaCTAATTGACTAATTATACTATAGGAAAAAAGTGACCAATctgtaaaatatacaaaataccGTTTTCTTTAACCACAAGCAAactgcaataaaacaaataccATACTGAGCAACACACCATAggctattttattttaattagacATTCAGTTCTACATGTTATAGcttaattgtttaaaatgtaacatataacatataacCTTAGATACACTACCTATCGGTCACCAAAGGGATTTACTTTAACATGCTGATCCTTTAAAAACAGGTAAGGAACAGGTTTGAGACTGCCTGTTCAGACTATTTCCTCATACACCATAAAGAGAGATAAGCAACTTCTGAAACACGGGTCACTGGAAGCAGCATTTCCTTGTGGAACAGGTTTTATGTCAACATTCCAAACCGGTACTTACACACCAATTCCCACCACCCAGTTGCACTTGCTGACTCCTTCATGTGTCTCTTATTTACAGCCATTAAGTTGCGCTTACTGCCATGCAACTTTCCAGATCACGAATACAGATGTCTGGGAAATATGaacattaataaacataatGTGGCAAGTACAGCATGTTGTTGAAGGGACTTTGGTTTCCACAGGACTGGAACCAATTCTCATTCATTTGCAATGGAGACTGACAGACAACAGTCTGTTCAGCATTTTGAGGTTTCTACCCACAGGAGAGGTTCTGTCCATAGAAGTCATCTCCGTTGAACCACCATGTTTTTAACCAAAGACCAGAACTCAACTGacttatcaatttttttttttccctctacataaattataaattggTGCAATCCCTGGTGCAACTGACCTTCTAATTTGGAATGCTGAAGCACAGTCTCTGGCAAGGTGAATGAGTTGCCATGGAAGTAGGCGGATGGATAGGACGCGTGGGGCTTCCTCTGCTTCAGAATGTGCTGTAGGAGCTCGTAGAGCACATCCCCTACGGACGAAGCAAGTTCAGTTAATAACGGGCCGTCATGTCTAAAACCCAGAATGGTTCAACACCCTCtttctgccattgtgtccctgagtaagacacttgaGCCTGAGGTGCCCTCAGGGGAGGGACTGTCcttgttactactgattgtaagtagtcttggataagtgcatctgctaaatgccattaatgtaaaagaacacaaatttgAAGTTTTGGCATTAAAGGTGCCTGTAGGCATGTTAATTGCTAACCAAATTATGACTACAAAAAAGCCATAGGCCTATAGGAATATTTTTTATCACCTTTCCATTTACATTATCTAATTCgaacattttatttccaacTCTCATTTGTACTGTAGGGAGGAActggtttaatttttatttaagcaTCAAAAGAATGACGCATTCccatattcatgttttttccaaTCTCAACATGCATCGGCACCCTTCTACCCTGCTTTTGATATTTTCGATGAAGTTTTTCTATTGCAATGCTTCAGGCCTGGTTTCAGACCGGCTCACCGTGTCACTTCTGTTTCTGTGACCCTGGCCTTCCTTTAACAGTCCAGCCAGTCAGAACTTCAAGGAAACAGTTCTCTTAAAAGGAAGTAAGAACCTGCGCGCGCGCACAAACACACCTTTCAGTTCTCACTTTCTGCCATCGTAACCCGGGCAGGGAAATTCCTGGTGTTACCAGGTGACGGTTGTGGCTGgattacacacacgcacacttccTTATCTACCGTTTAACCCTCTCCCCTGCTACTTCCTCTACTCGGCAACAAACACATCCCAGCTAAAGCTGTTATGTTCGTCACTCCTTGCTCATGAGTTTCAGAGCACAAGAGGCCAATTATGAGATTTTGTAAAATATGTCTTAGGAAGTGAATtgaacactaacacacacccCACAAACTAACCCCCTAATCAGACACTTGTCAAATAACAACACTATGTACTGTCCAGACTGCATTTACAGCAGGAAAGAAATAGTCATTACCTGCTCCCCAGGAGAGTAATGGTCTGCATTAGAAATATTTATCAAAATTgacccacaatgtgcaatgaaACACATTGAAATTTAATACGGTCTCACTTCCATGCAAAtgccattttttgtttttgtctgtttgtaatatttgtgaTGGTGTTACACTGAAGAGTGGAACTGGAGCAGTTCTTTAGAACCGAAGTTGGACGTGAGCTACCTGAATGAGGAGAGCGGTAGCGAAAGTcctccttggtgagcagcaggagGGCCTTGCCATTCATCTGGAAACTGGCGCTGGTGATTGGGCGCAGGGCAAACTCACGCTCGGCCCAGCGCAGCCACTGGGCCACGTCCTCACGGCTCCAGAACAATGGCTGCAGTCCTGGAGACAACAAGATCGGAAAACAGAATGTAAGCATGTCGTGTAGGACACATTGATGATATAATTTGGTCAGTTTTGTCGCATGTAGTAATGTAAATTTCATAACAGATCACAGTAGGGCTGGTCCCATTCGATTTAAAACCTTTAAGGCTGTTGTGCTTTTATAATGACTAATTAATAACTTTCTACAATATAATTTAAACATGGTAAGCAAAATTAGATGCTGTTATTAAGTCTGCATCACTAATACAATTTTCTGAGTATGGTTGCTTGGTGTAATATTCAGTCTGAAAGATTCATCACTAGTCTTTTGTAGCAAGTTACATTTAACATATAATCATgtgcatatataaatacatgtacagtacaggccaaaagattggacacaccttctcattcaatgtgtttctttattttcatgaccatttacattggtagattctcactgaaggcatcaaaactatgaatgaacacatgtaagtggtcatgaaaataaatgaaacacattgaatgagaaggtgtgtccaaacttttggcctgtactgtatacacacaaatgcacacacattaaTGTGAACACTACTCACATTCATGCCATAAATTCCCCAGACAATCTTTGCCTACTTCAAGAATGAAGACATATTACATAATCAGGCCACTGGCCAGCGCAGCAAAGGAAATTTGGACTTGTATTCATCCATAAAAGTCACTCTAAGAGGACAGACCTGTTTGAACAAATGTCCCTCGCTTATCAGAGGAGCTCAACCATTTCCTCTTAGAATGCGGCAGCTTTTTATCTTGGGCCGGCAGCACATGCAGTGTCACTGTCACCAGAGTAATCGGATGCCCCACTACCTCTTTCGAGAGCTGCCATTGTCCCCagcgcacacatgcacaaaaacgcACTCCACTGGAGCCTAGCAGGTTTTTCACTGAGACTTTTTACTTCGCGGTCAGCTTCCCTTTTTTGCTTCCTTTTCCTCGCAAACACATTTTCGACTTGAGGCGCAAAAGGACAAGATGAATCGCTCATCTCACTACGGCCAGCTTTGTTGCCAAAAACAACACGTTGAAAAAACGGATATGCCTCCCCCGGCTTACAGTGACTCCTTTCTGCCGGAAGTGTTAGAGCACACAAGGGCTGTTTATTAACTGAGCCACGGGTTAAAGTCTCAAGCCTTCGGCGGGAATATTTATTCATGGATCATGCATTAAAGGCCGGACGATAAAAGCGGCGATGGGCAAAACCCTTCATCCGGGAATTTTTGCATGGTGGCATTTCGTAAAAGGATGTGCACAAGGCCTCATATAGCAAGACACCGTACTgcttaaaaacttttttttttttttttttttttaaaccccgtCACCGCCAGCCCTTTCAGCAGGTCTCGGGTTTTGAGACATttcattctacatttacagcatttatcagatgcccttatccagagcgacttacaatcagtagttacagggacagtctccctggagcaatttagggttaagtgtcttgctcagggacacaatggtagtaagtgggattcgaacccgggtcttctggttcatagacgagtgtgttacccactaggctactaccaccctctaccaCCATTCTGTCTTGGAGTCACTTACGAAACGTTAACTGTACACTCATTGCCACCAATTTTCATATGTTAAGCAGTTCTTCAAATATTTATATGGGTAAGTGATACTACTGTGCATCTAAAACACATAGGAAGTGTGACATGTACCACGTTACATCTGTTACATCTGGATGTTTTAATGGCTTTACAGGTTTTACCGGTGTATAAAAGTTGACACATTTGACTGACACACTGAATCAAATGGCTTGACAAATCAAAGGGCCGCTTTATAGGGGTGGCCTATAAAGCAgaagtggcggcctagcggccccgtaatcagaaggttgccggtccgccaaggtgccactgaggtgccactgagcagagcaccgtccccacacactgctcccctagGCTCTAGTTTTCGCTGCCTTTTCGCTGCCACTGATGAGGTGCCAGTTCACTCACTACACATCAGCTATGAGGTGGAGAGAAGGTGAGCGATTCCAGGAGATCTCCAaggaacccttttttttttttatgaatttcaaTGTCCCACAGTACCGGGGCAGTAAAATCCACACAGGCCAGAGGGTGATGCCCCCTGTTGGCCAAACCAATCCTTTTGCAGCAGCAACCAAGCCCTCAAAAGAGGTCTGTGCGCCAAAACCTGCTTAGCCTCATCTTGCGCCAGTGGTTTTTAGATTCAAAATATATATGGATATTGACAATAGGACATACAAATGGCCTTAAACAAATATCTGCCCTACCCTGGCATCACCGAAAATATATTTGTAAGAATCTTTGATCTTACGAGTAATCTGAAGAGTAAAAACAACACATCAGTGTTTCGAAGGTAAACAGCGCAGCACAAGCCCATGCTGGGAAAGACGCGTCCCccttcacacacgcacagctgCAGGAGTCCCCGCGGAGCTCGAAGACCGTTCTTCTTGACCAGGCCCACTgcggggtcaaaggtcaccaagCTAACTCGCTGGCAGGGGGGACCGCCGCGAGATCCGGCAGGCCGCTTCCAGCATGCGGCCTGGGCCATCTGTGCACCGGCCCGAGAGACAGCTGCCCGGCAGAGGAAAGACAGGAAGGGAGCCCAAACAAAACTTCCCACCGCACACTTTGGCAGGAAGCTGTTCCCCTTCCCGGGCTCGGTTTCAGCACAGGAAACTTCCTGCGGTAAGGTTGGGGTGATGCTGTGGGTTTTTATCAACAGTCAGCAGAGAGCGGGAGAGGCAGGGCAGATGGATGGAGATGCAGATCACTGCAGCCTTAAAAGGCAAGAGGAAGGCATACATTATaatacagaatatatatatatattagttctgctgaaaaatgtgagcatgccCCCCCCTCGCCACGGATCAATAATGCTTGAGAGGACATGCCGCGTCATGATATTTCGGCACTAAAACTGCATCTGTGGCCGTTGTGATGAAATGTAACATAGTGACTACAGTGAAGTGAACAACACAGCACAGGatacggacccgtaatcagaaggttgccggttcaaaacTACTACCCTGCCGCTACAAGCCAGGTATTTAGTGAAATGATTTAAAGGGATGCATCAGAGCGATGTTATCGTGAGATACTGTCACTGCCACTATTCCTCACAGCCAATCAAGTGATAAAAcaatcaagtgaagtgattttcacttgtgatacgcagcagcacagcacacggtgcacacagtgtcttctgcatttaacctatcaccctgagtgagcagtgggcagccatgacatgtgcccggggagcagtgtgtggggacggtgcttttctcaaccttctgattacggggccacttccttaaccgctaggccaccactgcccctgcaaaAGTACGGCACTGCCCTCTTTGTAACGGGCTCGTCCGGGAATCAAAAGGTCAAATCAATACAGAGGACCGAAGGAGTCACCCTTTTAAAAGTGAATTCATATATTAATGACAACTAAAAAGATGAttcacaaaatgtattattaaaaaattaagtattatttaatcaataaaaaacatcttaTTAAATTTATCCACCAAGGGTCAAAGATTCTGCTGTGTCTCATTTGCATGGCACTTCCTCATTTTACCAAGGACCAGAAGTGCCCAAAAAGCTAAATGGAGAGGCTAATCAAGAGAACCGAATTGCAAAAGGAAATACAGCCAGTAAATAGAATAATCTTTTAAATGCCAgattacaaaatgtttttatcaATTCACTTTGATAatccatgtatttatttttaaatgcattttgaatttggttttgaatttaattattctttttgtcGATTTTAAACTAAACTCCTTTTTAATCCGAACTCTTAGATTCTCTCTCTATTTGGCCTTTATGTATAAAGTAATGGATTGCTTCTTAATTAATATTCTGATTTAAAGacaaaaattctaatttatGAAAGACTTTTTCAGTGACACCTGTGGTCAATCATAAGTTGAAACCCCCTACAgtagaaaataaaattctgaAACAGAGTGTAactacaaaatgtacatttaaatattggTAACTgtgaatattataatatttaaaaggCCTTGCTGTGTATTGCTCTATGCCAATTCCCTTTTCCACTTTAAAGATGCTATGAGATCTAATCTCCTCTGAAGACAATGTTCACATTGGCAACAGATAGACGTCCCACACTCCAGTTAAGGGGTGCTTGGCGTTGCCTTGGCAACCCCTGGGCACTCGGAATAAAAGGATAGCATAGAAAGGATGAGATCACGGCTGTCTCATTTCATTGTTGCCTctgaccaccccccccccccccccccccccttatagTCCAGCCTCCAACTTCCTCTTTCCATCAAGATGGAATCACAACAGTGTTTTGTAATCGAtgcagaaaaggaaaaaaaaaatgaaagacaaggtcaaaacattgtacattttatcaGCCACAGACCTACAGACCATTCCTATTTTGTTTCTATGCCTCCTCGCCCACTCGCATGATACAActcgctgtaaaaaaaaaaaaaaaaaaaaaaaaaacactaaagctTGAAATGCTGAAGGTGTGGAGAAACAGCAGATGCTGATTCATAGAAGTCAGGAAGGAGGGCAGGAGGGGGCCAGGCGAATATTTAGAGCGGCAGCCAGGATGAAGGCATCCTTTTTTATCCCTCCTTTTCTCTCAGCACCCCACCCGGTACGAACACACGCCATCCATCACGTGCTGCACCGAGGTGTAGGGCAACAAACGCAAATCAATAATAACTGAATGAACAAGCTGCACCACAATCATAGAAAAAATCCTAGCCCGTGTTCCCCCTTCATTCTTTCAAACACAAACCTTTTCAAAAAGCTAAGCGGTGGTGCAACGTGCGTTCCGTGTGacgtaaaaataaatacatacatttcagaAACATGTGGAGTCGGTTTTGATCAGGATGAAAGAGGCTACgctcctcttttttttgttggcatGTGAGAACAGTTTCCCTTTCAGGGAGAaagggaagggggaaaaaactgcATTTATTCAGGAAGCACCGTCTGCCCACTCAGGAAATTCCTGAGGATGAGAGCGGCTTCCAGGGGCAGGAAATTTCCCTTCTGAAAAGactacgcgcacacacacacacacacacacacacattcaggaaTGAGCCCTATACTAACACACACTAACAGAGCCACTGGAGAACGCAGACAGACAAGGTGAACGGAGACGTCTACGGATGGGTGGTACAGGGTGAGGAAAACAACAGAAGTAGACTCCGTATGGCACATGTTGCGTGCCACCAACTACCAACTTCAGCTCTCTCCAGTCTCTGCTACCTGCTGAAGATATTCCCGCCGTTTGGTGCTGTGATGTTGCGTTGTGGAGATGTTTGAGATCGCGAACCAAAATTGGTTAATCGGAAAATTGCTGTCTCTGAAAAAAGACCGGCGATCTAGTGCACTAAATACCTGAGCCACCAATGATGTGTTACATGGTGTTACTTCTCATCACTCCATCTTTTCATGACCAATCAGAAGAGATGTGAATCCTGAAttttgcaaaatgtatttttggaaTTTCTGCTgctaaagttcctctctacctGTACGCAGAGACGCCATCGTCATAAGTCATTCCGACGAGTCATTTACTACATTAACAGTCAGATTTTATTTGAATGGACAATACTATTGATTTCTCATCTTTATtctcatacagtacaggccaaaagtttggacacaccttcttattcaatgtgttttcaagttatgtacttaataaaaagtggagacctagCCTCCTCAGAGTAAAGGGCGTAAAGAAAAGGGCTCAgagtaaagaaactagaatataaaacatgttttcaattattttacctttttttttgttaagtacataactccacatgtgttcattcatagttttgatgccttcagtgagaatctacaaatgtaaatggtcatgaaaataaagaaaacacattgaatgagaaggtgtccaaacttttggcctgtactgtgtgtgttgagttgGGTTTGAGGTTATTTAGCTGAAGGACATATTGTGCAATTTATATAATTTCAAGCTCAAGActtcagtgaagtgaagtgattgtcacttgtgatgcacagcagcacagcaaatttgtcctctgctttaaacccatcaccctgagtgagcagtgggcagccatgacaggcgcccagggagcagtgtgtggggacggtgctttgctcagtggcacctcagtgccaccacagcgggttgggattcgaaccggcaaccgtgtTGGGATTCATAACATAAAAGATAATAGCTTAAAACCCCAAAGCACTCATCTCTCCATTCATTCACGTTTTACATGTAAATTTTCTACGGCTTCTACCATTGTATTTGCTGGCTGTTGTTTTATGGTCACAGTATGGTCAtaattgccaaaaaaaaacatcacaaagaAACTTGAAAAGCACCGTACTTGAGTGGGGAGGACATAGAACGGTTCAAATTAAATAGCATTCTTTCTGAGTGAGGAACATGCTCTAACTccacctccccccaccccctaaATCTAATCCACTTCCTTTCCAGGAAATCAAGGAGGTGGATTTCTGCCCGGTCCGCAatttcctctctccttctctctgcccccccccttcttcttcttctttctttcccccTCTTTCTTCCTTCCGCTCCTTCCCCCGGACAAATTGCTCATGTCTGTctttctcccttcctccctccccctTACttacacatgacacacacacacacacacacacacacacacacacacacctctacccAAGTGATGAAaaagctttgtgttttttttttttttttactgaaggcCCTTGATGAGAAGGGCGAAGAGGTTTGTTGCTCAGAAATACCTGAGGGACAGGGAGGGGTAAGAATGTGaaggggggggcggggtcactACGCTGAGCTGACTTGAGAACATAAACACTGCTTTCTTGTCCAAGGAAGATCAGGTAAAGACAGAAGTGAACTGAAACATGCTGTAAACACTTAACCTGCAAGCAATGTCGTTTCCCTCATGAAGACCTGAAGGAACACAAACAGAGGGTACTTCCCTCACGTAAAAAGGGGAAGTGAGCACCAGGGTATTTCCTACTGAGGCCCTAAATGTACAGAGCCGCAATCGGACTGGCTGTTCAGCGTGTCGCTTTACAAAACGGCagcaaaaagaaagaagaattaCAACTGAAccaaatgttaattaaaaagataaatatattatacaatCCATGCTGTGACCAATTGGAATATAGAAAATTCTAATTCTATGATGACTGTTAAAATGCCAATTTAGCAATATCATACAAATTTAGGCCATTATTGATTattagtccttttttttttatatagtcaCCATCTAGCTGATCCTAAACCAACTTGCACAGACTTGCTTTATAACATTAGCGAACTTTGAGAGAAATATCATAACAAGACTTGACCAAAAGTGTATTCAACCATCCAAACATTTGTCCAGGAGTGAAGTGTACAAGGTCCAGGTTACATATTGATTGTGGCGACAGAGGAAGGCAGTAACTCTGCTTACTGGAAGGCAGCCAACCCCACCCATAGTTTTATTGGCTCAGGCCATGGCTGGTTGGGACCTGCCAACCGTGAGCAAACACCTACATGCTCACACAAACACCGTCACTTCCTCTTCTCTCAATGTCGCCCAGCCCTTCAACTGCCGAAGACAGATTGCCCTGCGGTGGGCGCTTCCTTAAACTTCCCTTTCACCGGCAAACCGCCGCGTCTGAGGCCGACACAAAGTTCTGATCACAGAAGATTACAGGGTGGGAGAAGGGAGCGTGACGCTCTCTTGTCATGAGACAGTTTGTCTTCTGGGTCACACCTCCACTTCCTCAGAATCGGAAGGTCAAAGTGTCAGAAGGTCCCCAGGGATCACTTTGC
The Denticeps clupeoides chromosome 15, fDenClu1.1, whole genome shotgun sequence DNA segment above includes these coding regions:
- the etv6 gene encoding transcription factor ETV6 isoform X2, which gives rise to MSDSPSQTAVKERSPFSPLASPLPNATSTPIHAPAAPPASRMEDEPARLPAHLRLQPLFWSREDVAQWLRWAEREFALRPITSASFQMNGKALLLLTKEDFRYRSPHSGDVLYELLQHILKQRKPHASYPSAYFHGNSFTLPETVLQHSKLEETVRRTARGTDSVPQHPPTIELRHRPRSPHHSTPRQSPPELVHPHPASGDDPQQVSSELPDCNHHLPEDLYPLSVSPAAPNGHCTATREAAPHSGSPSQEDAAPPRVIQLMPSAIMHPLLLSPGRGGAAGGDFRPSRLSLPVAIENGREGKAGHQQHQTSPHPLRLSGQQPHYQLHHQDEMRYRNHVIVPVSPPEDQALPIGRIADCRLLWDYVYQLLSDSRYENYIRWEDHESKVFRIMDPNGLARLWGNHKNRTNMTYEKMSRALRHYYKLNIIRKEPGQRLLFRFMKTPDEIMNGQAERLEHLESDTDDQIYVKEECCDDVIKPT
- the etv6 gene encoding transcription factor ETV6 isoform X1, whose amino-acid sequence is MSDSPSQTAVKQERSPFSPLASPLPNATSTPIHAPAAPPASRMEDEPARLPAHLRLQPLFWSREDVAQWLRWAEREFALRPITSASFQMNGKALLLLTKEDFRYRSPHSGDVLYELLQHILKQRKPHASYPSAYFHGNSFTLPETVLQHSKLEETVRRTARGTDSVPQHPPTIELRHRPRSPHHSTPRQSPPELVHPHPASGDDPQQVSSELPDCNHHLPEDLYPLSVSPAAPNGHCTATREAAPHSGSPSQEDAAPPRVIQLMPSAIMHPLLLSPGRGGAAGGDFRPSRLSLPVAIENGREGKAGHQQHQTSPHPLRLSGQQPHYQLHHQDEMRYRNHVIVPVSPPEDQALPIGRIADCRLLWDYVYQLLSDSRYENYIRWEDHESKVFRIMDPNGLARLWGNHKNRTNMTYEKMSRALRHYYKLNIIRKEPGQRLLFRFMKTPDEIMNGQAERLEHLESDTDDQIYVKEECCDDVIKPT
- the etv6 gene encoding transcription factor ETV6 isoform X3, coding for MEDEPARLPAHLRLQPLFWSREDVAQWLRWAEREFALRPITSASFQMNGKALLLLTKEDFRYRSPHSGDVLYELLQHILKQRKPHASYPSAYFHGNSFTLPETVLQHSKLEETVRRTARGTDSVPQHPPTIELRHRPRSPHHSTPRQSPPELVHPHPASGDDPQQVSSELPDCNHHLPEDLYPLSVSPAAPNGHCTATREAAPHSGSPSQEDAAPPRVIQLMPSAIMHPLLLSPGRGGAAGGDFRPSRLSLPVAIENGREGKAGHQQHQTSPHPLRLSGQQPHYQLHHQDEMRYRNHVIVPVSPPEDQALPIGRIADCRLLWDYVYQLLSDSRYENYIRWEDHESKVFRIMDPNGLARLWGNHKNRTNMTYEKMSRALRHYYKLNIIRKEPGQRLLFRFMKTPDEIMNGQAERLEHLESDTDDQIYVKEECCDDVIKPT